One window of Quercus robur chromosome 5, dhQueRobu3.1, whole genome shotgun sequence genomic DNA carries:
- the LOC126728562 gene encoding uncharacterized protein LOC126728562, with protein sequence MGDDEAFDSFYGKLNEIVIAKLNEIVIAKLNLGEKIEDMKNSGKPFSKGMFSSSKGDRKEFKKKDGKEFQYPQRIVCYECNGHGHLKKKCPNYLRAKGKAFATTLSDSDSSNLDTEEECDSEGNYLTFMTIAFVDSKNDLKKLVDELGDIFEDEEVEESEDEDVCQNEGENNLQEAYDYLLEDCGKYAKVANLAVKKMKKVEEEHKGILVQLKEAKCEAEGLKGKLVEAYSKIKFLELEIIQANVKVEHISTKKLDNVLSSQKSSHARIGLGHTKEGSSSSEPKKEIRFISTKKDEKLKEVKRETETPAVVKRTVGAKPKEKGKSLPKNHRRPQVKHLCHHCGA encoded by the exons ATGGGTGATGATGAGGCTTTTGACTCATTCTATGGGAAGCTCAACGAAATTGTAATTGCGAAGCTTAACGAAATTgtaattgctaagctcaatctCGGTGAGAAGATTGAGGAT ATGAAAAATAGTGGGAAGCCATTCAGCAAAGGAATGTTTTCATCCTCCAAAGGTGATAGGAAGGAGTTTAAGAAGAAAGATGGAAAGGAATTCCAATACCCTCAAAGAATCGTATGTTATGAATGCAACGGCCATGGGCATCTCAAGAAGAAGTGTCCTAACTACTTGAGAGCGAAGGGGAAAGCATTTGCCACTACTCTTAGTGATTCTGACAGTTCGAATTTAGACACGGAAGAAGAGTGTGACAGTGAGGGAAACTACCTAACCTTCATGACAATTGCCTTTGTTGACTCAAAGAATGATTTGAAGAAATTGGTTGATGAACTGGGTGATATTTTCGAGGATGAGGaagttgaagaatcggaagatGAAGACGTGTGCCAAAATGAGGGCGAGAACAATCTTCAAGAAGCATATGATTATCTGTTGGAAGATTGTGGTAAATATGCCAAAGTTGCGAACCTtgctgtgaaaaagatgaaaaaggttgAAGAAGAGCATAAGGGTATACTTGTGCAACTCAAGGAAGCAAAGTGTGAAGCAGAAGGACTTAAGGGAAAGTTGGTAGAAGCATACTCTAAAATCAAGTtccttgaacttgaaattatcCAGGCTAATGTCAAGGTTGAGCACATTTCCACtaagaaacttgacaatgtgCTGTCCTCTCAAAAGTCTTCACATGCTAGGATTGGTTTGGGCCATACCAAAGAAGGAAGCTCTAGCAGCGAACCCAAGAAGGAAATACGATTCATATCAACCAAGAAAGATGAGAAACTTAAAGAAGTGAAGCGTGAGACTGAGACCCCTGCTGTAGTTAAGAGAACCGTTGGTGCAAAgccaaaggaaaaagggaagtcattacccaaaaatcatAGGAGGCCTCAAGTAAAGCATTTGTGTCATCATTGTGGTGCATAA